A single genomic interval of Eurosta solidaginis isolate ZX-2024a chromosome 3, ASM4086904v1, whole genome shotgun sequence harbors:
- the LOC137246839 gene encoding transcription initiation factor TFIID subunit 11: MSNISDDNNNSTSQINNGENINNDLKKFMKNAPQKLISDNSTTGDKNAGETGNRKERCVLCLDEKRLPVVITCGHSFCYDCLDVYKSYQRYAWANRCPICRGSLKEKRRSVKRKHPDMESGATSHSATTASSSNYTAARMRLNPTSATIAAATAAVATVTATALSETAAEAAVEQNSWLEEFMAIVGESNIFGTSSSSATTPTNSVSTVSASEYASVYDEEEPQDATQEAVEVYEHNDYASEMGEEEDLEEDEEVFGEDVDLDDDENEDFEDDEDDGDDDEDSNDLDFFLDDENDDYQENDDYTTVDEDDIGDDDDDGGSYEELTNDTIPDEVEHYNDDSGGAEDILLVDEVIIVD, encoded by the exons ATGAGTAACATAAGTGACGACAATAACAACAGCACTAGTCAGATTAATAACGGCGAAAATATTAATaacgatttgaaaaaatttatgaaaaatgcgCCGCAGAAGCTCATTAGCGATAATAGCACCACAGGTGATAAGAACGCTGGTGAAACTGGGAATAGAAAAGAACGTTGCGTTTTATGTTTGGATGAGAAGCGCTTGCCAGTGGTCATAACGTGTGGCCACTCTTTTTGTTATGACTGCCTTGACGTTTATAAATCTTACCAAAGATATGCATGGGCCAATCGATGTCCCATTTGCCGCGGTTCACTTAAAGAGAAACGACGCTCA GTCAAGCGAAAGCATCCAGACATGGAAAGCGGAGCAACTTCACACTCAGCAACCACTGCCAGCAGTAGCAACTACACTGCCGCCCGCATGCGTTTGAATCCAACATCAGCTACAATTGCTGCTGCTACAGCTGCTGTAGCTACTGTTACCGCTACAGCACTTTCAGAAACTGCTGCCGAAGCAGCTGTTGAACAAAATTCCTGGCTGGAGGAATTCATGGCGATTGTTGGTGAGTCGAATATATTTGGGACTAGTTCATCAAGTGCAACCACACCTACTAACTCCGTATCGACAGTTAGCGCTAGCGAATATGCCAGCGTGTATGATGAAGAAGAGCCACAAGATGCAACACAAGAAGCGGTTGAGGTTTATGAACACAATGACTACGCATCAGAGATGGGAGAGGAGGAAGATCTAGAAGAAGATGAGGAAGTTTTCGGTGAAGATGTAGATCTGGATGACGATGAGAATGAGGATTTCGAGGATGATGAAGATGACGGGGATGATGATGAAGACTCCAATGATCTAGACTTTTTTCTCGATGACGAAAATGATGATTATCAAGAAAATGATGATTACACTACGGTAGATGAAGACGATATTGGTGATGACGACGATGATGGAGGAAGTTATGAAGAGCTAACAAATGATACAATACCGGATGAAGTTGAGCATTATAATGACGATTCCGGAGGTGCTGAAGACATATTATTGGTCGACGAAGTCATTATAGTCGATTGA